The Actinobacillus suis ATCC 33415 DNA segment CCATAACCGCAATAGAAATTGCAGTAAAAAACTCTAATACTGCTGAAGACAGAAATGCCATTTTCAGTACGTCCATCGTACTTAAACGAAACTCTTCGGTACTTTGATAAATTTGTTCGGTTTGCTTTTCCGCTTGACCAAATAAACGAATCGTTTCTAGGCCTCTTAGCTTATCTAAAAACTGACCGCTGATACGAGAAAGCACACCAATATTGCGTTGGTTCGCTTCCACCGCTTTAATGCCGGCTAACGCCATAAAGACCGGTAACAACGGTAAGGTTGCAAATAAAATAGCCCCTGCTGCCCAGTTAATTGGGAACACAAAACAGAGAATAATCATCGGTACTAACAACGATAAAAATTGCTGCGGCAGATAACGCGCGTAGAAATTATGTAAATTCTCCACTTGCTCTAACATTAATGTCGCCCAACTTCCCGCTGGCTTTTGTTGCATACTCATTGGCCCGATTTCAGCGAGTTTCGCCATAATCTGTTCACGTAAATGTAAACGCAATGTTTGTCCTGCCTTAAACCCGGTACGTTCACGCAACCAAATCAGCAATGCACGTCCGCTAAAACAGGCAAGTAATAAGCCAAGCTCAAATAAGAAAGTTTGCGGGCTTTGATGCTCAATAATCATTTTATGTAACATCGTTGCCAACAATGCCATTTGCCCGATCATTAATACAGCACTTAAGCTACCGAGTAAAACATTAAGGTACATCCATTTTTTGATGATTTTTTGCTGCCCTCGAAGCCATTTTTGCAACTGTTTTTGTCGTTGTTTTTCCATGTTTGATCAATTTCTGTTTAATTTAGATAACACTTTGAATTAAATTGAATTTTAGCACGTTATCCGCCACTATTGGGCAGAATTTATAGAAAAAATAAGCGGTCTATTTTGCAAAAAAATTCACAAAATAGACCGCTTGCTTACAAGTTTTTGATGAAAATTACTCAAACATTTCATCGAATTCAAAGCGATACATCAAATCCACCGCTTGATTCACGCTTGAAACCCATTGCAAATAAAGCCTTGGCGCTAAATTATAGCGTAGGGTTAACTCGGTCAGTGCCGCAAAAATACCTACCCCGTATTTCACTTTAAATTTAGGGGTTAAACTCGCACTCACTTCTACTTTCGTGTTATCGCCAATACCGGCTGTTGTCACATTTAAATCATTTAGACCAAAAGTACTACCTACTGCGCCAACCGTTTTACTGCTTTTCGATAAACTCATACCGATTAATGCCGCTGCCATAGAGTTACTCGAGCCGGTATCGCCGCTATTATCGAGCGAGCGTCCGGTTAGCACGTATGAAAGCGCTTCATTCTGCGACATAGACGGTTCGGAAAACACTTTGACTTCAGGGCTATCGGCTAAACCAATTACTTTTACCCCTGCGGTAACACTTGGGTCTTCCATCGCTTCAGGGTTACGAATCGCTTCAATATTTAGCGTAGGCTGTGACGGCAATCCCGCAAAGCTGATCACCCCTTTACGAATCAGTAGATCCTGTCCAAACGAAGCATAGCGACCGTTTTTCAAGTTTACTTGCCCGTGTAAGCCTAATCCCTGTTTACCCTGACGTACTGCAATTGTGCCATTGATATGGCTTTTCAAACCATAAGCATTAATACTCACATCATTACCGATGTTGATATTAATATTTGACTTAATCGCCATACCGCTTGCAGTCTTTTGCGGAATTTGGCGTTGAGCTAACGGCACTTTTTGTTTTACAGAACCGTCCATAATCACTTCATCACTGCTCACACTCACCGCACTTTCCGGCAATGACTCAACCGCAATTCGAGCCCAAGGAATATCAATATTACCGCCTAGAATGAGTTCTCTCGGCGTTGCCGTGACTTCAATATTCGGGCTAAATTCCACTTTTGCCATATTCGGTACATTCACTCGGAAGCGGTTCGCTTGCGCATGTACTCTGGTTTTCCACGCATCTAAACGGCGCCAATCGGCATCACCGTCCAAACGCAATTCGCTTTCCGTAGTTTGCACACGGCCGGCAAGCGTTGAGGTTGCGCCATGGAAATTCAGCGCTAACTGACCACCGGTAACATCAAACGGCATAGCTGTCGCTTTAGCACGCAATTCGGTAAGATTTAAAGTTCCGTGTAATAATGGAGCTGTTACTGCGCCACCTACTGTAAGGCGTGCATTGATATTACCGTCAACCGACTCACCGCCACTTAATAACGGTTTGATCAACTTAAGCGTCAATTGATCAATTTGAATATTACCAGATAACTTACGAGCATTCGCCACATCATTCATCACTAAATCCGTACTAAGGCGACCGTTATTTTCTACCTTAATATCAGTTTTCAGCTTTAAATTATTATCCGCTAAAGTCGCATTCACGCTAACCGGTGCTAACGTTAATGGAAAACTGTTACCGCCCTCTAATTTTTGCACCAATTTTAATGCTTTTGAATCAAGCTCAACATTCACTTGCGGTTGTTTGTTTTTAAACCAAGCAGCATCACCCTTTGCGTTTACAATACCTGATAATTGCGTATTTTTATCTAAAAACTGCTGAACTGCTGCTAAATCAAATTGCTTAATTTCAAATGGCACTTTGCCTTCTTGTCCAGCATTAAATGCCTGTGGGAAACACAAATTAACGTTGGGATTGTGCCAACAATGAGCAGAAACATTCGCATTAATTTGCTTGTTATCGTAACTGATATTCACTGCTTGGTTAGTTTTAAACGACCCGAACTCTTTGCTATCAATCGCAACTTGGCTTAATTGACCTCGCCAAACTTGTTGCAAGCGGTCAAATTTTCCAGAAAGTTGCAAATTAGCACCGATAGGATTGCCTTTCGCATTCAGTTTTAAACTATGGTTAGCCTCGCTGCCACTTGCCACAAGGCTCGCATTTTCCACTTTAACATCACCATAAACTAATTGTGCTAAGCTGATATCCACATTACCTTGAATTGTTTTTTCCGTGGTTACTTTACCTTTTGCGATTAAGTTTTGCAGATTGAGCTGATCATAACTTAGGCTTTTAGCGGTTAAATCCAGATCTAAGTTAGGCTCAGCGACTTTGCCGGTCAACTTCACATTTCCTTGAATATTTGCCGCCAATTTAGGTAATAAACCGGTTAAATTCGGTGCATTAATTTGCGCAGAAAAATCCGATTTATCACTTAAGATCCCCTTAAGCGCAATATTATTTTCGCCATAAATCAGCGTTGCGGAAGGCACATCTAATAAGGTGTGACTATTTGATTTAATCTCACCTTTAAGTTGTAAATTTTTTTGCAACAGCGAACC contains these protein-coding regions:
- a CDS encoding translocation/assembly module TamB domain-containing protein codes for the protein MSEQHKQQIESVQSEQQTQTTIKKRKWHWFHYVGCGLLCLILIPIVFLMTGKGQRTAFELADKFLEPLTIGSVSGSLQDGLTLSDAKFVMDGVDVSVGQADLHIGFGCLLNRETCIENLALKDTTVVVDTAKLPPSQSDKESEPFTELNLPLGISAKKIALDNIQVKVDEMDIALTHFHSGISGKGRMVNLAPTELDGLTLSLAPASAEQAVEKAQEIAKKSAKQTASTINWTEIKEKLAQPLLTKQAPIKLPLDAAIPQLEAKNIRIEQKVKDKDGKFITPQSIVKVESLLLQAKADQQSVELSQLSLKSDRGNVNGSGLLTLAENYPLQWSVNAKSPLLADLKIPASQVKAELRGELFGKTSLDIQTSGAVKANLKGEVQLAEPKTPLNLHLTSDAISYPFIPEKGQEPLKLEQIDLSLRGDLLNYQLDTQVSAAGMGIPASRAHLKGQGELTQFNIEQLALNALEGKANLNGNVNWENGVAWDAKTELNTLNTKSLAPEWAAVLSGGLQSKGYAGRGETGSDWHVEVANLDLNGSLLQKNLQLKGEIKSNSHTLLDVPSATLIYGENNIALKGILSDKSDFSAQINAPNLTGLLPKLAANIQGNVKLTGKVAEPNLDLDLTAKSLSYDQLNLQNLIAKGKVTTEKTIQGNVDISLAQLVYGDVKVENASLVASGSEANHSLKLNAKGNPIGANLQLSGKFDRLQQVWRGQLSQVAIDSKEFGSFKTNQAVNISYDNKQINANVSAHCWHNPNVNLCFPQAFNAGQEGKVPFEIKQFDLAAVQQFLDKNTQLSGIVNAKGDAAWFKNKQPQVNVELDSKALKLVQKLEGGNSFPLTLAPVSVNATLADNNLKLKTDIKVENNGRLSTDLVMNDVANARKLSGNIQIDQLTLKLIKPLLSGGESVDGNINARLTVGGAVTAPLLHGTLNLTELRAKATAMPFDVTGGQLALNFHGATSTLAGRVQTTESELRLDGDADWRRLDAWKTRVHAQANRFRVNVPNMAKVEFSPNIEVTATPRELILGGNIDIPWARIAVESLPESAVSVSSDEVIMDGSVKQKVPLAQRQIPQKTASGMAIKSNININIGNDVSINAYGLKSHINGTIAVRQGKQGLGLHGQVNLKNGRYASFGQDLLIRKGVISFAGLPSQPTLNIEAIRNPEAMEDPSVTAGVKVIGLADSPEVKVFSEPSMSQNEALSYVLTGRSLDNSGDTGSSNSMAAALIGMSLSKSSKTVGAVGSTFGLNDLNVTTAGIGDNTKVEVSASLTPKFKVKYGVGIFAALTELTLRYNLAPRLYLQWVSSVNQAVDLMYRFEFDEMFE